A genomic segment from Perognathus longimembris pacificus isolate PPM17 unplaced genomic scaffold, ASM2315922v1 HiC_scaffold_137, whole genome shotgun sequence encodes:
- the LOC125344512 gene encoding proline-rich protein 23A-like produces the protein MDASTTPCCRPETGGPSPEKLSRKNHPGPPPSLQDPSEVTPWFTPEPAGPSPAKRSRKDPPRPPPSSEDSSKATPAPADTHNALTSLVVLATGCALQVPLGHVDLVLEPPPTSVLTVDLLGHRLVLIPQDLLGPNPQGQPGTSSDGLLLDDLLDTRPEDVVVRQGLCCQPFPDVACQEEVYTEDAEDTEEAQDTEDSDPDFLEPSWSSPEPQDPSPQPGLASAHPSSKQSQHSVCIQPGLPPFEVCPRLTAEASPSVSQPAFKSDQPTKSTGVPYAPSMPCARLEMLVLRPIAFLLLLFG, from the coding sequence ATGGACGCCAGCACCACGCCCTGCTGCCGACCGGAGACTGGGGGACCCAGCCCGGAGAAGCTCAGCCGAAAGAACCACCCGGGGCCGCCACCCAGCCTGCAAGACCCCTCCGAGGTGACACCCTGGTTCACACCAGAGCCTGCGGGACCCAGTCCAGCGAAGCGCAGCCGAAAGGACCCGCCGAGGCCGCCACCCAGCTCCGAAGACTCCTCCAAGGCGACACCGGCCCCCGCAGACACCCACAACGCCCTCACCTCCCTGGTGGTCCTGGCCACTGGGTGCGCCCTGCAGGTGCCCCTAGGCCACGTCGATCTGGTGCTGGAGCCTCCGCCAACCTCGGTCCTCACCGTGGACCTCCTAGGCCACAGGCTCGTTCTCATCCCCCAGGACCTCTTGGGCCCCAACCCCCAAGGGCAGCCCGGGACCTCATCCGATGGCCTACTCCTGGATGATTTGCTGGATACACGGCCTGAGGACGTCGTGGTCCGGCAAGGCCTCTGCTGCCAGCCCTTCCCCGACGTGGCCTGCCAGGAAGAGGTCTATACCGAGGATGCTGAAGACACCGAGGAAGCTCAAGACACTGAGGACTCTGATCCTGACTTCCTGGAGCCAAGTTGGTCCAGCCCTGAGCCTCAAGACCCCAGCCCACAACCTGGTCTTGCCAGTGCCCACCCTTCATCCAAGCAGTCACAACACTCAGTATGTATTCAACCCGGACTTCCACCTTTTGAGGTTTGTCCAAGGCTCACTGCTGaggcctctccctctgtctcccagCCTGCTTTCAAATCTGACCAGCCCACCAAATCTACTGGTGTGCCCTATGCACCGTCCATGCCCTGTGCAAGGCTAGAGATGCTCGTGCTCAGACCTAttgccttcctcctcctactGTTTGGTTGA